The sequence GGTTGAGATTGGTGATTTACTCGGTGTTGTTCAGGAAACACCGCTTGTCGAGCACAGAATACTCTACCCACCGATATACAGGATAGGCGGTGTTATTAAGTACATAGCTCCAGAGGGTGAGTACACGATTGATGACGTGGTTGCCGAAGTGGAGACTAAGGAGGGTACAGTGAAGGTCAAGATGTGGCATAAGTGGCCGGTGAGAAGACCAAGGCCGTTCAGGGAGAAGCTTCCTCCAGTTGAGCCATTAATAACGGGTATTAGGACAGTCGATACGTTATTCCCAATAGCCATTGGCGGCGCAGCCGCAATACCTGGTCCATTTGGCAGTGGCAAGACGGTTACAATAAGGACCCTAGCTATGTATAGTGAGGCTAAGTTAGTCTTCCCAGTGCTCTGTGGTGAGCGTGGTAATGAGGCTGCGGATGCACTGCAGGGATTACTTAAACTCGTTGATCCAAATACCGGTAGGCCATTGATGGAGAGGACCACGATTATCGTGAACACATCCAACATGCCCGTGGCGGCTAGGGAGGCAAGTATCTACATGGGTGTTACAATTGCTGAGTACTTCAGGGATCAGGGTTATGATGCGTTCCTAATGGCTGATTCAACGAGCAGGTGGGCTGAGGCAATGAGGGAGGTCGCTCTGAGGATAGGCGAGATGCCTAGCGAGGAGGGATTCCCGGCATACTTACCGACTAGGTTGGCTGAATTCTATGAGAGGTCCGGTAGGGTTGTGACGCTTGGCAGAGGTAATAGGCTTGGTTCGGTCACGATAGCGGCATCGGTCTCACCACCTGGTGGTGACTTCACAGAGCCTGTGACAAGCCACACGCTTAGGTTCGTAGGGGCCTTCTGGCCATTGGATGCCAAACTCGCCTACTCAAGGCATTACCCAGCCATTAATTGGTTAATGGGCTTCAGTAGGTATGTGGATACGGTAGCTGAGTGGTACCAGAAGAACGTGTCCCCTGACTGGAGGGAGCTTAGGGATGAGGCCGTTAGGATACTGACTAGGGAAGCGGAGCTCCAGGAGGTGGTTAGGATACTTGGTACTGAGGCACTTAGTGAGCAGGAGAAGCACTTATTGAATGCTGCCTTCCTGATTAGGGAGGGCATTCTGAAGCAGGATGCCTATCATCCAGTGGATGTTAAGTCGTTACCACCTAAGCAATACTGGTTATTGAGGTTGATGATAACGTTCTATAGGAAGGGGCTTGAGGCAATTAATCGTGGCGTTCCTGCCTCGGTCCTTAGGGAGTTAGATGTTGTTAAGAGGTTGCCAAGACTTAGGATGGAGGTTAAGAATGAGGAGTACAGGAAGCTTGTTGATTATGAGAAGGAGTTGGTAAATGTAATAGAAAGTACAATCAAACAGTACGAATCA is a genomic window of Vulcanisaeta souniana JCM 11219 containing:
- a CDS encoding V-type ATP synthase subunit A, which encodes MSSSKGRITYISGPVVKAELPGALLYELVFVGELGLFGEVVRIQGDTAFIQVYEETTGLKPGEPVVRTGEPLSAWLGPGILNRVYDGVQRPLPLILDFTKKPFVARGINYEKTPPLDFKKKWKWVPKAKVGDEVEIGDLLGVVQETPLVEHRILYPPIYRIGGVIKYIAPEGEYTIDDVVAEVETKEGTVKVKMWHKWPVRRPRPFREKLPPVEPLITGIRTVDTLFPIAIGGAAAIPGPFGSGKTVTIRTLAMYSEAKLVFPVLCGERGNEAADALQGLLKLVDPNTGRPLMERTTIIVNTSNMPVAAREASIYMGVTIAEYFRDQGYDAFLMADSTSRWAEAMREVALRIGEMPSEEGFPAYLPTRLAEFYERSGRVVTLGRGNRLGSVTIAASVSPPGGDFTEPVTSHTLRFVGAFWPLDAKLAYSRHYPAINWLMGFSRYVDTVAEWYQKNVSPDWRELRDEAVRILTREAELQEVVRILGTEALSEQEKHLLNAAFLIREGILKQDAYHPVDVKSLPPKQYWLLRLMITFYRKGLEAINRGVPASVLRELDVVKRLPRLRMEVKNEEYRKLVDYEKELVNVIESTIKQYESQKVTTTV